Proteins encoded by one window of Microcebus murinus isolate Inina chromosome 2, M.murinus_Inina_mat1.0, whole genome shotgun sequence:
- the EVA1B gene encoding protein eva-1 homolog B — protein sequence MDAPRRDMELLSNSLAAYAHIRANPESLGLYFVLGVCFGLLLTLCLLVISISCAPRPRPRGPSLRRGARSSTLEPEEDEDEEEEDTVTRLGPDDTLAGPELSAEPDGPLSVNVFTSAEELERAQRLEERERILREIWRTGQPDLLGTGTLGPSPTATGTLGRMHYY from the exons ATGGACGCCCCCCGAAGGGACATGGAGCTGCTCAGCAACAGCCTGGCGGCCTACGCGCACATCCGCG ctaACCCCGAGAGCCTCGGCCTCTACTTCGTGCTGGGCGTCTGCTTCGGCCTGCTGCTGACCCTGTGCCTCCTGGTCATCAGCATCTCGTGCGCGCCCCGCCCGCGGCCCCGGGGCCCCTCTCTGCGCCGGGGTGCCCGCAGCAGCACCCTGGAGCCCGAGGAGGACgaagacgaggaggaggaggacacagTGACACGGCTGGGCCCCGACGACACGCTGGCAGGCCCCGAGCTGTCGGCGGAGCCCGACGGGCCTCTCAGCGTCAACGTCTTCACGTCCGCGGAGGAGCTGGAGCGGGCGCAGCGGCTGGAGGAGCGTGAGCGGATCCTGCGGGAGATCTGGCGCACCGGGCAGCCGGACCTGCTAGGCACCGGCACGCTGGGGCCCAGCCCCACGGCCACTGGCACCCTGGGCCGCATGCACTATTACTGA